The following proteins are encoded in a genomic region of Lemur catta isolate mLemCat1 chromosome 10, mLemCat1.pri, whole genome shotgun sequence:
- the LOC123646160 gene encoding prostate-associated microseminoprotein isoform X2: MALPILWAGQAKGILGGWGIICLVMSLLLQHPGVHSKCYFQAQAPCHYEGKYFTLGESWLRKDCFHCTCLHPVGVGCCDTSQHPIDFPAGCEVRQEAGTCQFSLVQKSDPRLPCKGGGPDPEWGSANTPVPGAPAPHSS, encoded by the exons ATGGCCCTACCGATACTCTGGGCTGGACAGGCCAAGGGGATCCTAGGTGGCTGGGGAATCATCTGCTTGGTGATGTCTCTACTCCTCCAGCACCCAGGAGTCCACAGCAAGTGCTACTTCCAAGCTCAAG CCCCCTGTCACTATGAGGGGAAATACTTTACCCTGGGTGAGTCTTGGCTCCGTAAGGACTGTTTCCATTGCACCTGTCTGCATCCTGTTGGTGTGGGCTGCTGTGACAC GTCCCAGCACCCCATTGACTTCCCTGCTGGGTGTGAGGTACGTCAGGAGGCAGGAACCTGCCAGTTCTCCCTGGTGCAAAAATCTGACCCTCGGCTGCCCTGCAAAGGGGGAGGGCCTGACCCGGAGTGGGGCTCAGCCAACACCCCTGTTCCTGGGGCTCCTGCTCCCCACTCCAGCTAA
- the RGP1 gene encoding RAB6A-GEF complex partner protein 2 — MIEVVAELSRGPVFLAGEALECVVTVTNPLPPTATSASSEALAWASAQIHCQFHASESRVALPPPDSSQPDVQPDSQTVFLPHRGERGQCILSTPPKILFCDLRLDPGESKSYSYSEVLPIEGPPSFRGQSVKYVYKLTIGCQRVNSPITLLRVPLRVLVLTGLQDVRFPQDEAVAPSSPFLEEDEGGKKDSWLAELAGERLMAATSCRSLHLYNISDGQGKVGTFGIFKSVYRLGEDVVGTLNLGEGTVACLQFSVSLQTEERVQPEYQRRRGTGGVSSVSHVTHARHQESCLHTTRTSFSLPIPLSSTPGFCTAIVSLKWRLHFEFVTSREPGLVLLPPVEQPEPTTWTGPEQVPVDTFSWDLPIKVLPTSPTLASYAAPGPSTSTITI; from the exons ATGATTGAAGTGGTAGCAGAGCTGAGCCGGGGTCCTGTATTTCTGGCAGGGGAGGCGCTGGAATGTGTGGTGACCGTCACCAACCCCCTGCCCCCCACGGCCACTTCTGCATCCAG TGAGGCTCTGGCCTGGGCCAGTGCCCAGATCCACTGCCAGTTTCATGCCAGTGAGAGTCGGGTAGCACTGCCTCCCCCTGACTCTAGTCAGCCAGATGTCCAGCCTGACAGCCAGACTGTCTTTCTGCCACACCGAG GTGAAAGGGGTCAATGTATCCTTTCTACTCCACCAAAAATTCTATTCTGTGACCTGAGGCTAGACCCTGGAGAGTCCAAATCAT ACTCCTACAGTGAAGTGCTGCCCATAGAGGGACCACCCTCCTTTCGGGGTCAGTCAGTCAAGTATGTCTACAAACTGACCATTGGCTGCCAGCGTGTCAACTCACCCATCACTTTACTCAGGGTCCCTTTGAGGGTTCTTGTGCTGACTG GCCTTCAGGATGTCCGCTTTCCCCAGGATGAGGCTGTAGCCCCATCCAGTCCATTCTTAGAGGAGGATGAAGGTGGGAAGAAGGATTCATGGCTAGCTGAGCTGGCTGGGGAGCGCCTCATGGCTGCCACATCCTGCCGCAGCCTAC ATCTATACAATATCAGTGATGGCCAAGGGAAAGTTGGGACATTTGGCATCTTCAAATCTGTGTACAGACTCGGCGAGGACGTGGTGGGGACCTTAAACTTAGGGGAAGGAACCGTAGCCTGTTTGCAG TTTTCAGTAAGCTTACAGACTGAGGAACGTGTACAGCCTGAGTACCAGCGGCGCCGTGGGACAGGGGGTGTCTCCTCTGTGTCCCATGTGACTCATGCCCGGCACCAGGAGTCCTGCCTACATACAACCAGAACCAGCTTCTCCCTCCCTATCCCTCTCAGCTCCACCCCAGGCTTTTGCACAGCCATTG TGTCCCTGAAGTGGCGATTGCATTTTGAATTTGTAACATCCCGAGAACCAGGATTGGTACTCCTACCCCCTGTGGAACAGCCCGAACCTACCACCTGGACAGGTCCTGAGCAAGTGCCTGTGGACACCTTCAGCTGGGACCTCCCCATCAAGGTCCTGCCCACAAGCCCCACCCTGGCCTCATAtgctgccccaggccccagcaccaGCACCATAACCATCTGA
- the LOC123646160 gene encoding prostate-associated microseminoprotein isoform X1: MRRGVRLEMIPCQNTQIASSRETGKTKYGGSVHLLPPSPDEILPATTTPTPTNISHSSLAPCHYEGKYFTLGESWLRKDCFHCTCLHPVGVGCCDTSQHPIDFPAGCEVRQEAGTCQFSLVQKSDPRLPCKGGGPDPEWGSANTPVPGAPAPHSS; the protein is encoded by the exons ATGAGGAGGGGGGTGCGCTTAGAGATGATCCCGTGTCAGAATACCCAGATTGCCTCCAGCCGTGAAACAGGAAAGACTAAATATGGGGGCAGTGTGCACTTGCTCCCTCCCAGCCCAGACGAGATTCTGCCTGCCACCACCACTCCCACACCCACTAACATTTCCCATTCTTCCCTAGCCCCCTGTCACTATGAGGGGAAATACTTTACCCTGGGTGAGTCTTGGCTCCGTAAGGACTGTTTCCATTGCACCTGTCTGCATCCTGTTGGTGTGGGCTGCTGTGACAC GTCCCAGCACCCCATTGACTTCCCTGCTGGGTGTGAGGTACGTCAGGAGGCAGGAACCTGCCAGTTCTCCCTGGTGCAAAAATCTGACCCTCGGCTGCCCTGCAAAGGGGGAGGGCCTGACCCGGAGTGGGGCTCAGCCAACACCCCTGTTCCTGGGGCTCCTGCTCCCCACTCCAGCTAA